In the Hordeum vulgare subsp. vulgare chromosome 7H, MorexV3_pseudomolecules_assembly, whole genome shotgun sequence genome, one interval contains:
- the LOC123408669 gene encoding putative FBD-associated F-box protein At5g56700, translating to MADGGASLSTAGHGGVDRFSALHDDLLRHIITLLPIRYAARTAVLASRWRYLWRSNRLVLMDADIPEPAHDAVVPRVLADHLGHFRDVILYDCRLASLDRALPGWPRLLAVKRTERLALGNRFNRSEPSSVRLLPAGILRCDSLQQLHLDYWTFPSGAEVLLPHLRALTLTRIVISDPDLECLIAACPVLKSLGLFVNSSKHVRLRSKSLIGCTLVGPSRVEEFTVTMVDTPLLERFHLFQLLNGVEIRITRAPNLRVLGYLDTRVHKLQTGNSVIASDTMVRASTVVPSVNILGLTVNFGVFAEVKMLVSFLRYFTDVVTLHIESALHDPSVTADEPSGENHAKFWQETRPVCCLRSHVKKMVIHDFRGDQNEFEFLKFVAMNAQELQSLLVVLQEGIFSSADKVTEIKDELQCLQFPTGISAVLQVSPEAGTALRWEKSFDLTVDDPFDC from the exons ATGGCCGACGGCGGCGCTTCCCTATCCACCGCGGGCCACGGCGGGGTGGACCGCTTCAGCGCCCTCCACGACGACCTCCTCCGGCACATCATCACCCTCCTCCCCATCAGGTATGCCGCCCGCACCGCCGTCCTCGCTTCCCGCTGGCGCTACCTCTGGCGCTCCAACCGGCTCGTCCTCATGGATGCCGACATCCCCGAGCCCGCGCACGACGCCGTAGTCCCCCGAGTCCTCGCCGACCACCTGGGCCACTTCCGCGACGTCATTCTCTACGACTGCAGGCTCGCCTCGCTGGACCGTGCGCTCCCCGGCTGGCCGCGACTCCTCGCCGTCAAGCGCACGGAGAGACTCGCTCTCGGCAACAGATTCAACCGGAGCGAGCCCAGCTCTGTGCGCCTCCTTCCCGCCGGCATCCTCCGCTGCGACTCGCTCCAGCAGCTCCACCTGGACTACTGGACGTTCCCCAGCGGCGCCGAGGTCCTTCTTCCCCACCTCCGGGCTCTCACCTTGACAAGGATTGTCATAAGCGACCCGGACCTGGAGTGCTTGATCGCTGCCTGCCCCGTTCTCAAGTCCCTTGGGCTCTTCGTCAACAGCTCCAAGCACGTCCGTCTCCGCAGCAAAAGCCTGATCGGGTGCACGCTCGTTGGGCCGTCCAGGGTGGAGGAGTTCACCGTGACCATGGTGGACacgccgctcctggagcggttccACTTGTTTCAGTTGCTTAATGGTGTGGAGATCAGGATCACTCGTGCTCCCAACCTGAGGGTGCTGGGCTACCTGGATACAAGAGTTCACAAGCTGCAGACTGGCAACAGTGTCATCGCG TCAGACACAATGGTGAGGGCAAGCACTGTGGTTCCAAGCGTCAACATATTGGGGCTGACTGTGAATTTTGGTGTCTTTGCGGAGGTCAAGATGCTGGTCAGCTTCCTCAGATACTTCACCGACGTTGTCACACTGCACATTGAG TCTGCACTGCATGATCCATCTGTAACTGCCGATGAACCCAGTGGGGAGAATCATGCCAAGTTCTGGCAGGAGACCAGGCCTGTCTGTTGCTTGAGGTCACATGTCAAGAAGATGGTTATTCACGATTTCCGAGGGGATCAAAATGAATTTGAATTCCTCAAGTTCGTTGCCATGAATGCCCAGGAGCTGCAGTCCTTACTGGTCGTGTTGCAGGAAGGAATCTTTTCTTCAGCTGACAAGGTGACTGAGATAAAAGACGAATTGCAGTGTCTACAGTTCCCAACAG GTATCTCTGCAGTGCTACAGGTGTCACCTGAAGCAGGTACTGCTTTGCGCTGGGAGAAATCATTCGATCTTACAGTTGATGACCCTTTTGACTGCTGA